From the genome of Medicago truncatula cultivar Jemalong A17 chromosome 2, MtrunA17r5.0-ANR, whole genome shotgun sequence:
CCCCGTTTGAAAGAAAGATAAcactttataataattaatttcaaatgtTGTCAATTACAGATCGCGAACAATAGTGGTTGTTTTAAATTCCACTATGCAACAGCGTTTATTGCGCCTCTATTTCACAAGATTTTGTACTAAATACTGCATCGTTGAACAGTAGCGACTTGTTTCAATTCCTTAATGCAAAACCTCTATTTAAGAACACTGAAAAACATAAGTAGAAATTTTCATAACACttgagatttttaaaaataaaaaaagaagctaTTTTGTTCTCTGAAGCTTGAAATGACAGTGTATCAAGAGGAAATAACTACTAAAAACTATACCttaaaagcatttttttcaaatctaaacaaacaaacctatatttaaatctataattaaaaaatttaaaatctagGACTTTATTAGAATATGTTAAAAGAGGTAGAGAaagacctaggaaaactattagagaaaccattagaaaggatttagaggtcaatgagttggatccaaatttggtgtatgatagaacactatggcgtcatttaatccatgtagccgaccccacttagtgggataaggcttggttgttgttgttgttagaaTATGAGCTTTGCTCTTGCAACTGATgattgtttggtaaaaatatttGCAGGCCTTGCTTAGAGGCAggtttttgagaaatgatagaCCCATTGATAGTAACCGGTCCACTTCCATTGCAGAAAGTGAATTAGGCTTACTGAGACAAAAACAGACTGTATCATGTCTAAGGTATGCAGTCGTATTTCCATTAAGTTGAGAAGAagctaatttttaattttgtttgaagtCATCTGGATTGATTGATTTCTCTGCTAACTTATCTATTTGTGACTTCCTTTTTGATTTCCTAAGTTTCTTGCATTCTGTTAATAGGTCAAACATCTTCcgtctttctcttctattttcGACCCATATAGCTGACATGTACTGAGATATTCTGCTATTCATGTCCCTCTTTGGTTTGGAATGTCTAATAACTCCTTCCAATATATGTATAAGGGCAGATTGGTGTACATTTATTGTATTTGTTCAAACACGTGGTTTTGATACAGAAATATATAACTCTAAGTTTCGTTATTCTAAGCTTATGGCTGCGAAATGAGGACGTAAAGGCAGAATATTGTAGCacaataacaacatcatttaagATGGTAAAATTGAAGTGAAGAAGGTGGATATTGCTAACATTAAAATTAGGTGTGTTTGTTTgggttttgttttcattttttgttatgtTCACTAATACGTGCTGAGCTGTCACATTGTTTTCATtctgtttgttgttttcaatcaTGACGTTTCATGGTTTATTTTATTCAGATTTTCTGTTAACTTTGCTTTATGGAAGTTTTACATGCTTGAACATATTTTTCAGTTCATGGAAGAAAGTTCTGTTTGTTTTAGTCGACAAAAAGTCAGGGCACAATTTATATGagtgcgtgtgtgtgtgtgtgtgtcttcACTTTGGAGTATGAGTTTAGTTGGAAAAAAAGACAGAATGATGGTATAAGGCTGCTACTGCTTGAGgatcattttgaaataaatgttattGCAAATGTGTCCAAATTGTTATGTGTATTTAATAGTATGTATTTTGTTGGGAAATGACAGTTTGATTGATGGGTTAAGGCTACTGCTGCTAGAAGATcgttttgaaattaatattgttacTGCAAAGTCGACATGGTTGGAATAATCTTCTCTTTTTCTTGGTTTCCCGTTATCCAAATAAAGTGTAACTGTTTGTTGCTGCTTCATTTTTCCTGCTTAAAGCTACTTGTTCCTTTTCCCTTCCGTCAttaaaatgttttctttttttttttttttttttgtatgtgcGTCATACCAATGACGTTAACTTGTCTTTTGAATAGGGAAGGATTTTCGTTTAGAAAGGACAATTTAGGTTATGGTCAAGCAGCAAGCAACCTATCTGATACCTCATCTGACGGTGATATTGATGTCGATAGAATTGAACAAACTGGAGCCACAAGTTCACAAGTAGTCACCTCTGCACATTCCGAACAATCAAAGCCTAATAATAAGGGAAGTGATAGACTTGGGATGTCATGTGCtcatgatgaagaagaagaaacaggAATTTGTGAGTCGTCTTCCAATATCAGTGTTGAAAGAAGAGATGGCAATGCACAAAATGTTGACACAATACCATCCGAAGATACTGGTAACAACCTTACCCAACAAAGCTTGCAAATTGAAGTTACGGAGCATAGCAATCtgcaagaacaagaacaagaaccaAGTGATATACATACTGAGGAGTCTATGCGGGGTGATATAACTGGTGAACAAAGCAATTTATCAAATCACAACAATCGTGCAGAGGGCAATATCATTGATAATGTAGATTTGGTTGAATCTGTTGCTCTAGAAAGACAGCAACATgaagaaattattattgaaaatgaAGGAAGTGACTGGCATCAAACTAACGTTGAGTGGAGGGATAGTACTCAGGAAAGTGTGGATGATAATCAGCTCAGTAGCACATCAAATGAATGGCCTCAAAACATCTTGGGAAATGATGATGGAGAAAATTCTCGTCTGCAAGAGCAAGTAGCTGCCTCCGAAGTGTGGCAAGAAGATGGCAGCTTTCAAGAAGCTGTGGAAATTTGGTTGGGAGGACCTTCTGATAATGGAGCAACTCCAGTTGGTAGAATTCATGGATTCTATTTTCCAGAAGATGACAACGTGTACAGTGTTGAACTCAGGGAACTGCTAAGTAGGTATGTAGATATGACTGAAGAGTTTTAgcaatttttttcttgaaacgaaaaagaaagagagaataaatATATCTTTTCCTTCTGCAGGAGAAGTGTCTCAAACCTCCTACGCAGCAGTTTTCGTGAAAGTCTTGACCAGCTGATACAATCATATGTTGAAAGGCAAGGTCATGCTCACGTTGAGTGGGAAGAGCTGCAAGAAACAACCCCGTCTTCTTCCTCAACAGAACAAGACCTGGAGCAGCAGAGAAGGGATCAGATTGTTGATACAGAGGACATTGTCAATAATTCACTTAACCTGCCTTTACCACCACCACCTCCCCCTCTGCCTCCTCTATGGGATCGACACTCACGTCATGACAATTGGACACAGCAGAACGGCATAAACAATCAGCGCCGAGGAACTGTGAATTCATTTGCAGGACACAACCGATTTCCTTTAGCTGATGTACTCCATACTCCCTAGTCTTGACATCAAAGTCTCCAAATTTCTACATTGTACCTGTGTCAatatttgaataataataattttctgattttattttttcggcAGGACTGGGATAATATTAGTGACTTGAGAATTGACATGGTTAGGCTACAGCAAAGGATGAATAATATGCAGAGAATGCTAGAGGCTTGTATGGATATGCAGCTTGAGTTGCAACGCTCAATAAGACAAGAAGTCTCTGCAGCTCTTAATCGCTCAACTGGTTCATCAGGTCTATAATTCATTGGTGCCTTTTATATTTTGTATCTTATTTTCCTTTGCCTCGACCTAACTTGTATCAAAATTGGTTTTGTCTTAATGTCAAACGTGATTTTAgtgaaaatatatgatttttgttctTGTTAGGCAAAGCTGATTTCGACTCTAAATCTTAGTTTGACTAGGAGTATTTGttttaaacataaatcattttactcCAGATTCACTTATtacttagttaatttttttaaaatgaattctattcagaatcaattttacaaaattaatcgACGTTTATCAATCTCTCTCCCAAGCACAACTATTAAATAACCAAGTTAAATTCATCACAGGAGTACATGACCATGTTTCGCCAGATGAATCTAAATGGGAATGTGTGAGGAAAGGGCTTTGCTGTATATGCTGCGAAGGCAGTATTGATTGTTTGTTGTACAGGTAATATTAAGCATCAATTTCACACATCATAAACTACTTTGTTCCTAAtgttaataacttttttcatgCGCTTGTACTTGTCTTGCAGATGTGGGCACATGTGCACATGTTCAAAATGTGCAAATCAATTGCTTGATAGTAGAAAAAAGTGTCCAATGTGTCGAGCACCAGTGGTGGAAGTGATTCGTGCTTATTCTATATAATTCTATATAAGTATTTTTGCTTTAAGGATCACATAAACAAAGTACAGGATTACAAGTTTTATCCCCTGGACGTCTCcaggtattttttattttaattttcttttctgatTCTTGCCATGATTACTGTATCTATGTTGAGTTCATTGAGGGAAACACCTGatgattgttttctttttcttcctttgtgAAGCAACCCCTGATGGTTctattttggaatttggattcTGAatgaatgtaatttttttggtttgggAGTTTTGAGATATAATTCCTTTATAGATGATTTTGTATAGATAGATCAAATAGGACCAGTTTCCACCTTTGTCATGTAAAGTTGCATTTGCATTTTCAGTTTTCTATGTATAGGTTTCTTGATGAAACGTAAAATGTAGCTCAATATCTAATACGGGATGATAAGCAACATTTACTTAACACAAGTAATGGCTTATTTCAATGTTCAACATAATGTACTCGGTGCGTTATCTTGAAAAATTCTTGTATCAAGATATAATTGACATTCACTATTGTTGTATACACTTggcatttttcaatttatttcttaGACAACGTACTCGTGATTGTTTGAACTATTCTTAAATGCTGAAGAATGATTGCGAAGAGTTatggaaaatatttaaattcCACATTAAAAAGAGATATAGCCTAAGAAGCAagttaattttgtaaatatgAGTTAGTTCAATATAAGTTAGTTAGGTCAATATGAAACCTAGTATAATAAGAAATAAGTTAACAAACAGTGGAATATATTGGGAAAACAAGTCCTACATTAATAAGGAATAAGTTAAAGAGCTTCTCCTACTATAGGTGATAATTAGCAATCAACACAGTGAAAGTAGTTCACATAAAAAACAACCATTCTAGTTTTCTGCACTTTTCTTCTCCTAAAAGAAATcggaaaaacaaacaaacttagGGGGCACACTCAGCCACACAGCACACCCAAACTTACTATACAAAAGGCTGGAGCATCATATAAACATGAAGACTTGTATGCCTCTATATATCAGGCAACATAAGATACATAATTGGTAACAGCTTTGGCTCCTTCAGCAATAGCATGTTTTCCAAGTTCTCCTGGTAAAACCAGTTTCACTGCACCTTGAATCTCCCTCGACGTTAGTGTCATGTGTTTTGTGTACGCTGTCAGTTTTGCAGCTTCATCAGCTAGCTTCTCAAACATGTCATTCATCAAATTATTCAGAATAGTCATAGCTTGAGATGAAATCCCCATTTGAGGATGCACTTGCTTTAGTACCCTATACACATATCTCTGATACCCTTCACCCATTCTCCTCccccttttcttcttcctttttcctTTACCATCATTTCCTCCTTCCTTGGTCCTAACCTTTTTCTCCTGCTCTTTATTCGAGAGTGGGGTTTTGGGTTCCATTGTAGCATCATTTGGAGTGTTTTCTTGATTTGTTGTGTCTTCAGAAGTGACAGtggttgtgtttgtgtttgtattTGTATCCTCTTTGGTTTGAGAAGTCACTTCTTGAACAGGAATGATCCTCACATGCTCTTGTTGAGTAGCATTGCCTGCATCTTTATCTATCTCAACATCTTTGTTGTTACCTCGTGTTGATCTTTTGTGGCTGCTTACAACAGAAACTTGCACACTTTCTTGAACAACTTTCCT
Proteins encoded in this window:
- the LOC25487467 gene encoding RING finger protein PFF0165c, which gives rise to MAVAGVHNAAVLDTNFLRESHSRSPRRQEDGGRGGGRSSSLLQMWREIEDEHMVRQVQGRPDEVLVQQRSEGLVVDPSQEDAGLGENESETWSQSQSQNGSQYEQDQEELNSSIRENSADIGEVGRERVRKIFRGWMSNGGSRDRASNINRGNSGSRGELLGGTDQERVSIVREWVETSSRLRGVSVGENREEQPAEFGNQNEGQSEHISRRRIRKLRGRQVLLDMVKKAVMERQREVQELLERRAVSHFPHRNRIQALLRGRFLRNDRPIDSNRSTSIAESELGLLRQKQTVSCLSLIDGLRLLLLEDRFEINIVTAKSTWEGFSFRKDNLGYGQAASNLSDTSSDGDIDVDRIEQTGATSSQVVTSAHSEQSKPNNKGSDRLGMSCAHDEEEETGICESSSNISVERRDGNAQNVDTIPSEDTGNNLTQQSLQIEVTEHSNLQEQEQEPSDIHTEESMRGDITGEQSNLSNHNNRAEGNIIDNVDLVESVALERQQHEEIIIENEGSDWHQTNVEWRDSTQESVDDNQLSSTSNEWPQNILGNDDGENSRLQEQVAASEVWQEDGSFQEAVEIWLGGPSDNGATPVGRIHGFYFPEDDNVYSVELRELLSRRSVSNLLRSSFRESLDQLIQSYVERQGHAHVEWEELQETTPSSSSTEQDLEQQRRDQIVDTEDIVNNSLNLPLPPPPPPLPPLWDRHSRHDNWTQQNGINNQRRGTVNSFAGHNRFPLADDWDNISDLRIDMVRLQQRMNNMQRMLEACMDMQLELQRSIRQEVSAALNRSTGSSGVHDHVSPDESKWECVRKGLCCICCEGSIDCLLYRCGHMCTCSKCANQLLDSRKKCPMCRAPVVEVIRAYSI
- the LOC25487468 gene encoding histone H2B.6, whose protein sequence is MAPKSAKKVVVRSTRKVVQESVQVSVVSSHKRSTRGNNKDVEIDKDAGNATQQEHVRIIPVQEVTSQTKEDTNTNTNTTTVTSEDTTNQENTPNDATMEPKTPLSNKEQEKKVRTKEGGNDGKGKRKKKRGRRMGEGYQRYVYRVLKQVHPQMGISSQAMTILNNLMNDMFEKLADEAAKLTAYTKHMTLTSREIQGAVKLVLPGELGKHAIAEGAKAVTNYVSYVA